The following proteins are co-located in the Cetobacterium sp. NK01 genome:
- a CDS encoding HAD family hydrolase, protein MKAAFFDIDGTIYRNSLLTEHFKKLIKYELLDIREYELKVKDAFKKWDERVGDYDKYLEEITTTYVDAIKGLSLQYNDFISDQVLELKGNRVYKFTRDMIKWHKEQGHKVIFISGSPDFLVSRMAKKWGADDYCGSIYHFEDGKLSGDISPMWDSKNKMIAINNFCEKYDIDLAESYAYGDTNGDYSMLNLVGHPRAINPSRELLLKIKTEENLKNKTEIFVERKDVIYKVSADVEIL, encoded by the coding sequence ATGAAAGCAGCATTTTTTGATATTGATGGAACAATTTATAGAAATTCATTATTAACAGAACATTTTAAAAAACTAATAAAGTATGAATTACTTGATATAAGAGAGTACGAGTTAAAAGTAAAAGATGCTTTTAAGAAATGGGATGAAAGAGTTGGGGATTATGATAAATATTTAGAAGAGATAACAACAACATATGTAGATGCAATAAAGGGACTATCACTTCAGTATAATGATTTTATTTCTGATCAAGTATTAGAGTTGAAAGGAAATAGAGTATATAAATTTACAAGAGATATGATAAAATGGCATAAAGAACAAGGACATAAAGTAATTTTTATCTCTGGAAGTCCAGATTTTTTAGTTTCAAGAATGGCTAAAAAATGGGGAGCAGATGACTACTGTGGATCAATATATCATTTTGAAGATGGAAAGCTTTCAGGGGATATTTCACCAATGTGGGATTCGAAAAATAAAATGATAGCAATAAACAATTTTTGTGAAAAATATGATATTGATTTAGCAGAAAGCTATGCATATGGAGACACGAATGGAGACTATAGTATGCTTAATCTTGTAGGACATCCTAGAGCTATAAACCCATCGAGAGAGTTATTGTTAAAAATAAAAACAGAAGAAAATTTAAAAAATAAAACTGAAATATTTGTAGAAAGAAAAGACGTTATTTATAAAGTTTCAGCAGATGTAGAAATTTTATAA
- a CDS encoding purine-nucleoside phosphorylase: MYNKVMETVEFLNSKVINRPKIAIILGSGLGGLVEYVENKVIIPYKDIPNFPVSTVAGHAGELVFGTINNVEVLVMKGRFHYYEGYNMKEVTYPQYVFKKFGIETMIVSNAAGGANRDFKPGTLMIINDHINFFGTNPLIGSNDERFGPRFPDMSETYNKDLIVKAKDVANRLNIEFEEGVYLGSSGPTYETAAEVKMMMTMGASAVGMSTVPESIVANYLGIKILGISCITNMATGIATKPHSHEEVVEIANQTGERFCKWIAETVKEL, encoded by the coding sequence ATGTATAATAAAGTAATGGAAACGGTAGAGTTTTTAAATTCTAAGGTTATAAATAGACCTAAAATAGCAATAATTTTAGGATCTGGGTTAGGTGGATTAGTAGAATATGTTGAGAATAAGGTTATAATACCATATAAAGATATTCCAAACTTTCCAGTTTCAACAGTAGCAGGACATGCAGGAGAATTAGTTTTTGGTACAATAAATAATGTTGAAGTTTTAGTAATGAAAGGAAGATTTCACTACTATGAAGGGTATAATATGAAAGAGGTTACTTATCCTCAATATGTATTTAAGAAATTTGGAATAGAGACAATGATTGTGAGTAATGCAGCAGGTGGAGCAAATAGAGATTTTAAGCCAGGAACATTAATGATAATTAATGATCATATAAACTTTTTTGGAACAAATCCATTAATTGGATCAAATGACGAAAGGTTTGGACCAAGATTCCCAGATATGTCAGAAACATACAATAAAGATTTAATTGTAAAAGCTAAAGATGTAGCTAACAGATTGAATATTGAATTTGAAGAGGGAGTATATTTAGGGTCTTCAGGTCCAACATATGAAACAGCTGCAGAAGTGAAAATGATGATGACAATGGGAGCATCAGCAGTTGGAATGTCTACAGTTCCAGAATCAATAGTAGCTAATTATTTAGGAATTAAAATATTGGGAATATCTTGTATAACTAATATGGCTACTGGAATAGCTACTAAACCACATTCACATGAAGAGGTTGTAGAAATAGCAAACCAAACAGGAGAAAGATTTTGTAAATGGATTGCTGAAACAGTAAAAGAATTATAA
- a CDS encoding nitronate monooxygenase — MQKNRICELLGIKYPIIQGAMAWISNGNLAGHVSKAGGLGIIAGGGMPPEILRQEIKKAKSITDNPFGVNLMLMMESVAEQIDVCIEEGVKVVTTGAGNPGVYMEKLKAAGIKVIPVVASVALAKRMEKIGADAVVAEGLEAGGHIGEITTMSLATQVAREVSIPVVVAGGIASGEQFLAALALGGEAVQVGTIFIVAHECDVHENYKNLVLKAKDRSTVTTGNYTGHPVRVLNNKFAKAILELEVKGAPKQEIEDLGKGKLRLAVVDGDVENGSVMSGQVAGLVKEALSCQEIVDKLMRELKEEKVRLDETISKITF; from the coding sequence ATGCAAAAAAATAGAATATGTGAATTATTAGGAATTAAATATCCGATTATCCAAGGAGCGATGGCGTGGATATCAAATGGAAACTTAGCAGGACATGTGTCTAAAGCAGGTGGATTAGGGATAATAGCAGGTGGAGGAATGCCTCCAGAGATATTAAGACAAGAAATTAAGAAGGCAAAGTCTATAACGGATAATCCTTTTGGTGTTAATTTAATGTTAATGATGGAAAGTGTTGCTGAACAAATAGATGTTTGCATAGAAGAGGGAGTTAAAGTAGTAACAACAGGTGCTGGAAATCCTGGAGTATATATGGAAAAATTAAAAGCAGCAGGAATAAAGGTAATACCAGTTGTAGCATCTGTGGCATTAGCAAAAAGAATGGAAAAAATAGGAGCAGACGCAGTTGTAGCAGAAGGATTAGAAGCAGGTGGACATATAGGGGAAATAACAACAATGTCTTTAGCTACACAAGTTGCAAGAGAAGTTTCTATACCAGTTGTAGTTGCTGGAGGAATTGCTAGTGGAGAACAATTTTTAGCAGCATTAGCTTTAGGTGGAGAAGCAGTTCAAGTGGGAACTATCTTTATCGTAGCTCATGAATGTGATGTTCACGAAAATTATAAAAATTTAGTATTAAAAGCTAAAGATAGATCAACAGTTACGACTGGAAATTATACAGGACACCCTGTTAGGGTATTGAATAATAAATTTGCTAAAGCAATTTTAGAATTAGAAGTAAAAGGAGCTCCAAAACAGGAAATTGAGGATTTAGGAAAAGGGAAGCTTAGATTAGCGGTTGTAGATGGAGATGTAGAAAATGGAAGTGTTATGTCTGGACAAGTTGCAGGGTTAGTAAAAGAAGCTTTAAGTTGCCAAGAGATTGTAGATAAGCTAATGAGAGAGTTAAAAGAGGAAAAAGTAAGATTAGATGAAACAATTTCAAAAATAACTTTCTAA
- a CDS encoding phosphatase: MKEYKIDLHIHTNVNPHAFSTLEENIKAAAKKNMDIIAITNHGPALQDTPHWWHLVNIAILPDIIEGVRVIKSVEANILDENGTLDINQKIYEKMELVLAGFHTVDEYGDISNIEKNTTAILNLIKKQKADIIVHLGNPIFPVDYERIVKVAKENNVALEVNNTSLGTITRVGSKKNCKKMLELAKKERCYISLGTDAHYSGHIGEFQRAIELLEEVNYPEDLIINSSKETFEKFLKLRQELRSIDVNS, from the coding sequence ATGAAAGAATATAAAATTGATTTACATATACATACAAATGTAAATCCTCATGCATTTAGTACATTAGAAGAAAATATAAAAGCAGCAGCAAAAAAAAATATGGATATAATAGCGATAACTAACCATGGACCGGCTTTGCAAGATACTCCACATTGGTGGCATCTTGTAAATATAGCTATTCTTCCTGATATAATAGAAGGTGTAAGGGTAATAAAAAGTGTGGAAGCTAATATACTAGATGAAAATGGGACGTTAGATATAAATCAAAAAATTTATGAAAAAATGGAGTTAGTTTTAGCTGGTTTCCATACTGTAGATGAGTATGGAGATATAAGTAATATTGAGAAAAACACAACAGCTATATTGAATTTGATAAAAAAGCAAAAAGCTGATATAATAGTTCATCTGGGAAATCCAATTTTTCCAGTAGACTATGAGAGAATAGTAAAAGTAGCTAAAGAAAATAATGTAGCTTTAGAAGTTAATAATACTTCCTTAGGAACAATCACAAGAGTTGGTTCAAAGAAAAACTGTAAAAAAATGCTGGAACTAGCAAAAAAAGAGAGATGTTACATATCTTTAGGAACAGATGCTCATTATTCTGGTCATATAGGAGAGTTTCAAAGAGCTATTGAACTATTAGAAGAAGTAAATTATCCAGAGGATTTAATAATAAATAGTTCAAAAGAAACTTTTGAGAAATTTTTAAAGCTGAGACAAGAGTTAAGGTCAATAGATGTTAATTCTTAA
- a CDS encoding MerR family transcriptional regulator produces the protein MKNRYKISELAKIVNISKQTLIFYHKKGILIPEYIDEENSYRYYSNSQIWDLFFILTLKEAGFSLDEIKKYIKVKKPLENIKFLEEKIHDIDRKINELVKSKNTINEKIECLKDMQINLEEKVKVVLQKEKKVYFIKIKNPLDEKEIAETYDKLQRLGNKNGIKEIIYISTVKKDNLYEGSKLLLDKIGIHISDGYSIVGEEILKSQNCVMLRHKATFDMIKLTYENLYKFIKDNQYEIVGDSIEIGNEVVVPLETGFGGIVDIYIPIKKIEK, from the coding sequence ATGAAAAATAGATATAAAATTTCTGAATTAGCTAAGATTGTAAATATTTCTAAACAAACACTTATTTTTTATCATAAAAAAGGGATATTAATTCCAGAATATATAGATGAAGAAAATAGCTATAGATATTATTCAAATTCTCAAATTTGGGATTTGTTTTTTATTTTAACTTTAAAAGAAGCAGGATTTTCTTTAGATGAAATAAAAAAATATATAAAAGTGAAAAAACCTTTAGAAAATATAAAATTTTTAGAAGAAAAAATTCATGATATTGATAGAAAAATAAATGAATTAGTAAAAAGTAAAAATACTATAAATGAAAAAATAGAATGTTTAAAAGATATGCAGATTAACTTAGAAGAAAAAGTTAAAGTTGTTTTACAAAAAGAAAAAAAAGTTTATTTTATAAAAATAAAAAATCCACTGGATGAAAAAGAGATTGCAGAAACTTATGATAAATTACAAAGGTTAGGCAATAAAAATGGGATAAAAGAAATAATATATATATCAACAGTTAAAAAAGATAATTTATATGAAGGATCAAAACTTCTTTTAGATAAGATTGGCATACATATTTCTGATGGATATTCAATAGTAGGTGAAGAGATTTTGAAAAGTCAAAATTGTGTAATGTTAAGACATAAAGCAACTTTTGATATGATTAAATTGACCTATGAAAATTTATATAAATTTATAAAAGATAATCAATATGAAATAGTTGGTGATTCGATAGAGATTGGAAATGAAGTAGTTGTTCCTCTTGAAACTGGCTTTGGAGGTATAGTAGATATATATATTCCTATAAAAAAAATTGAAAAATAA